A DNA window from Cervus elaphus chromosome 17, mCerEla1.1, whole genome shotgun sequence contains the following coding sequences:
- the LAMTOR3 gene encoding ragulator complex protein LAMTOR3, with protein MADDLKRFLYKKLPSVEGLHAIVVSDRDGVPVIKVANDNAPEHALRPGFLSTFALATDQGSKLGLSKNKSIICYYNTYQVVQFNRLPLVVSFIASSSANTGLIVSLEKELAPLFEELRQVVEVS; from the exons ATGGCGGAT GATCTAAAACGATTCCTGTATAAAAAATTACCAAG TGTTGAGGGGCTCCATGCTATTGTTGTGTCAGATAGAGATGGAGTGCCTGTCATTAAAG TGGCCAATGATAACGCTCCAGAGCATGCTTTGAGACCTGGTTTCTTATCAACTTTTGCCCTTGCAACAGACCAAGGGAGCAAACTCggactttcaaaaaataaaagtatcatcTGTTACTATAACACCTACCAG gtGGTTCAATTCAATCGTTTACCTTTGGTAGTGAGTTTCATAGCCAGCAGCAGTGCTAATACAG GACTAATTGTCAGCCTGGAAAAGGAACTTGCTCCGTTATTTGAAGAATTGAGACAAGTTGTGGAAGTT